Proteins co-encoded in one Arthrobacter globiformis genomic window:
- the lgt gene encoding prolipoprotein diacylglyceryl transferase, with product MQTLLTAAALVPAGMVPASIPSPDWSGFDIPLPWGSLRIHAYALCILAGIVVGLWLTSVRWAKRGAPEGSVWDIAIWAIPFGIIGGRLYHVFSSPDAYFGPGFDGTGDLSLIPQIQRGGLGIWGAVVLGAFGAWIGCRRAGVKLTAFIDAAAPGLLLAQALGRWGNYFNQELFGGPTTLPWGLQVDADNANFPVGYPADTLFHPTFLYESLWNIAGVLILLALDRRFHFRRGRLFWLYAMYYTLGRVWIEAMRIDDAEQISLFGITTRLNVWTSIFVFVAALAVFIVLGRRKDGSADTVYLPGREPAAVAAAPNVTAQPVRDTDHVVSDSESRDNLPDNQNGSGLASAQTEAVPASTGGTPTAAESRNTGKPGGTDTGAAPEADSSR from the coding sequence ATGCAGACGCTCCTCACCGCAGCCGCACTGGTTCCAGCCGGCATGGTGCCCGCAAGCATCCCGAGCCCGGACTGGTCCGGGTTCGATATTCCGCTGCCGTGGGGATCGCTCCGCATCCATGCCTACGCCCTGTGCATCCTGGCCGGCATTGTGGTTGGCCTGTGGCTGACCTCCGTCCGCTGGGCCAAGCGCGGAGCGCCTGAAGGCAGCGTCTGGGACATCGCCATCTGGGCCATCCCCTTCGGCATCATCGGCGGCCGGCTCTACCACGTGTTCTCGTCGCCGGACGCGTACTTTGGTCCCGGCTTCGACGGCACCGGGGACCTGTCCCTGATTCCGCAGATCCAGCGCGGCGGCCTCGGAATCTGGGGAGCCGTGGTTCTGGGTGCCTTCGGCGCCTGGATCGGCTGCCGCCGTGCAGGGGTCAAGCTCACGGCCTTCATTGACGCGGCGGCCCCGGGACTTCTGCTGGCACAGGCCCTCGGCCGGTGGGGAAACTACTTCAACCAGGAGCTCTTCGGCGGCCCCACCACGCTGCCGTGGGGACTCCAGGTGGACGCGGACAACGCCAACTTCCCGGTCGGCTACCCGGCCGACACCCTCTTCCACCCCACGTTCCTCTATGAGTCACTGTGGAACATCGCGGGTGTGCTGATCCTCCTGGCCCTCGACCGCCGGTTCCACTTCCGCCGCGGCCGGCTCTTCTGGCTGTACGCCATGTACTACACGCTGGGCCGGGTCTGGATTGAGGCCATGCGGATCGACGACGCCGAACAGATCAGCCTGTTCGGCATCACCACCCGCCTGAACGTCTGGACCAGCATCTTCGTGTTCGTCGCCGCACTGGCGGTGTTCATCGTGCTGGGCCGGCGCAAGGACGGCAGCGCGGACACTGTCTACCTGCCGGGCCGGGAGCCCGCCGCTGTAGCGGCCGCTCCAAATGTGACCGCCCAACCGGTCCGTGATACGGACCATGTTGTCTCAGATAGTGAATCGCGTGATAATCTCCCTGATAACCAAAACGGTTCCGGTCTAGCTTCTGCCCAAACAGAAGCAGTCCCGGCATCCACCGGCGGCACCCCAACCGCCGCGGAGTCGCGGAACACCGGAAAGCCCGGTGGCACAGACACCGGAGCCGCACCGGAGGCCGACAGCTCACGCTAG